TTTGATAGATTGCAACTTGTCAATAGCTGTTTCTTGATTGTCAGCACTACATGTCATGAATTTTGACTACCGGTATATCTTTTTTACAGATTTGAAATCTCAGCAACATTAATTTGGACAAAATGAGCTACATTTGCATAAAGTACTGCATTGAAATGCTCCTGAAATTGCCTTAAGCTTAAGGGAATTCTTTGGAGAAAATGATGTTTGACTTGGTTAACTATTATTTATATTTGTACTCAAGAAAGCATGCTCTTTTCTGTTTCTCCACCTTTTTCATCATTGCTCTGTAAGGCTGATTGGGTTGAGAGACAGCGAGTGACAAGGGTTTTGCACTAAGTTTAATAGATAAACGCTGACTTCCCAAGACGCAATTCAGTGCATTAAATGCATATCTTTTCTTATTTTACATCAAATGTACACATTTCAAACTTGCATTTGTAACATATTTTTCAGTAGATAACTAACTGTTTTACAGTTCAGTGAATTAGATTTGTGGCAATTCTGTCCCTTctagggttgtgcattcaggATGAACCTCGATTCGTTTCGTGTCCCGGTTTTCATtgggggccctgatccatttttgggagcttcCTGAAATTGGGAGAGCAGATATGTTTTTGTTCTGGGGTGccgaaagatttgttttctatcagcccattatagCTCCCCTTCTCATGCACTCCCCTTCCCGTGtgctttaaggaagcttcttacctgctgtttctttctAATCTAGAGgaagtgctcggctgcaggcaggcatgttttctgggcctgcatgtcacacacacactccttagaGTAaaaggaggcgcttggctgcaggcactggcaggtatGCGcgttttctgggcctgcacaccacaacACTTTCTAAGGCAAGGAGGCTGCTCTGCTCACGAAAAGCAGGTGAGGAGCTGGGATCGGCTCCTTCTTGCTTTAGTGATGAGCAGATTTTTGGTACCACAAGGGGAGTTCCCATTACGTGCTTCCAAAATACCAAAAGAAACgaaggaaatgggagaaacgAATTCCGCTCACAATTCTAGTCTCTTCATTCCAATTTTGCAACTAAAATTAAAGGGACGTTAATATGTTCATAAAAAACGTATATCAGAGAATATTCACATCAACCAATATTCACCTCACTGGCAACCCTTAAGCATTCTTCTAGTTGTAGAACTGACTTTTGGCTTTAACGCATGTATCTTTGAGACAAATAGTGCTTTGTACAATGGAGGACAATGTTTCCTGAAACTGTTTTCTAAAGGTAATTTCCCCCACCTGCTCACTTGCTCTTTACATGGCTTCCAAGTGTTTCTATAATTTTCTGAAGTCCTCCAGGTTCCTGTAGATATGCTCACCAATCTGGTAAATGCTACCAATTTAGTCAGCTACATTTAATGTCGCTTTGGACTACGTAATCCCATTTCCACatccatatattattatttttttaaaaaaaaatacacatgctattcttccttattaattattgtgctttttttttcgtgtcgggagcaaccggagttgcttctggagtgagagaattggccgtctgcaaggacgttgcccaggggacgcccggatgttttgatgtttttaccatccttgtgggaggcttctctcatgtccccgcatggagctggagctgatagagggagctcatctgcgctcgccccgggttggattcgaacctggcagctttcaggtcagcaacccaaccttcaagtcacttagtccactacgccatctgggggctcaatTATTGTgctgaatgatataataataataataataataataataataataataataataataataataaaaaaaaatttattatcctcctctccctgcagcttgaggcaggatacaacataaTCAGAACAAGAGATAAAAGACATACAATAAGATACACAcagttaaaaaaaatccactgatgaaatgaagattaaaattcacaacttctaACACATACATACTCCACATACAAGAGAGTCTTCTGGCATAAACATGGAACCACAACAATCacttttcccctttctccttccaGCATCTCCTATAATTTTTGTATGCCAAATGGTGGAACTGACCTGTTACCTTTGTTCAAAGACAGTTCTGATAGGAGAGGACAGGCTGGTGGGATTTGCTGCAGCATTAGTAGACAATTCTGTGTATTATTGATGGACTAAAACATGCACTAAGGTACAGAAGGCGGAAGGAAGGGGGGATTGTAGACATGCCACCTACAATCAGTTTTTCTTGTCATCCACTCCCTTCCTTGCTTGAACCTCTGGAGCAGTTATTTTCAGCTTGTTTTCTTGTGAACATTCAGGTTCAGCAGAGATAGACTCGGCCTCCATGGCCTTGACATACTGCAGAGTAGAAAAGAGAGAAGATCAGTCAAGACCCTTGAAAATAGAttcctttttttctgaaaaagacACATCTCCCAGCAGATTTCACTCAAGACATCCACATTTTCTGAAAAAGGGTGTTGGTTAGAGAAACAACTCTTTAGAATAATTTGTTGTGTAATTTATTACTGCATTACCattcatttatggtgggaattTGTGCTTTATTCATTGCATTATTTACGACTTTCTTATTACTTCTTTTTGGGAAGGAGAAAGTAGGAAGAATCCATCTTAATAAGTATGAAAATGACCTAAAATTTAGGGGAAAGGGATACTCTCAAAATGCCCCGAGAAAACATTTCCAGCTCCtacaaaaataagaagaaaacgaAATGAGATTGCATTGTACATTACCTGAAAGGAGTAATTATGTTAAAGTCACTTTGTTTGTAAAAAGGAACATTGCGATCCCCTTGTGGCACTCCGAAAGTAATGCATTATTACTTGTGATGCATTACTTCTGTGCTCTCCTTCAAAGCTATATTTAAACAGCACAATCCTATACTGTATATGACTGACTACTGGGAGGGAAGTCTCATTGAGTGCAGTGTAGGTTGATCAAAGTCAGGTAAGTGGGTAAAACACTTAAGCATTTGCTCTTTCCAGTCAGATATTTGTTTTGCATTGATCATTGTCATGAGAGAGGTGAAGGTACACTAATTAGGAAGCTAGGCAAAAAGTATATAATCTCCAGGTAATTTCTGGTGCTATTTAGATTTAGAGTTGGTGCTCCACATCCATGGATTTagcatccacaaattcaactatctacagtttgaattttttttaaaaccccaaaagCCTGGATTGTGGCATTTTATAAATAGGACACTATTTTACTGTGTATATAAACGGACTTGAGaatctatggattttgatatccatggtggGTCCCGGAACCAAACCTTAGAGCCCATTGTATCTAGGTCTAGTGCCACCTAGTGACGAAACTATAATCACATTACAGTATTCATacaatcatggggggggggggggttgttgtgtaccttcaagttgtttccaacctacaGCGACACTAAGGCAACCTTACCACAATGTctccttgccaagatttgttctaaATAGGTTTCCCAttgcattcctctgaggctgaaaagaGTGTGATTTTCTCATGGACAATTAGGGCAATATTTCTGTTAAAAGCCCTGCTAGCCATTTCTGGAAGAGTCTTCATGTGCTGAAACTATGAAAAGCCCAGAGAGCAGTTTTTAGCATGTGTTGGCTCTTTAATAAGTTAAGCTAAACATTACTTAAGGAGCTCCTTTTGGGCCAAGAGACATGATCCTTCTCCACTGCCCCATCTTACACAACTGCAGTAGAGATGTCCATTATGTCTGCACCTTTCTAGTGTCTCACAAACCCCTTAATGAGGGAGTTTTATCATtttacccccccttttttttttaactaggcAACCAGTGTTGTGTAATTGTTATGATATTGGACTCAGATTTTAGAGGTCAATCTTCAAGTCTGTATTTAGATATGAAATTTGTTGGGCAAAttctctttgggttgctgtgagttttccggactgtatggccatgttccagaaacattctctcctgatgtttcacccacatcagtggttctcaacctgtgggttcccagatgttttggccttcaactcccagaaatcctaacagctgttaaactggctggaatttctgggaactgttggccaaaacacccggggacccacaggttgagaatcactggcccacatctataacaggcatcttcagaggttatctctgaggatgcctgccatagatgtgagtgaaacgtcaggagagattgcttctggaacatggctatacagtctggaaaactcacaacaacccagcaattccagtcatgaaagccttcgacaacacaaattctctttctttcccaCCTAGTTCATGAGGTTATTGTGTATATAAAGGAGAATAGGGGAGTCATATATATTAATGTTCCTTCAGCATATGAGAGGAAAGGCAATTTATATATGTAACTGATAAATGAACAAATAAGTACTGTACACTAGTTAAATCAGCACAATGGCTGCCCAGATGCATCAGGGTTCAGTGGTCCCCATTCTTCTCTTCTGAATACATTTTCCCCATATGCTTTTGCAACCTAAGGACCAGAGCAAGGTTGGTGGATGTGTGGCCCGCAAGATGTCATTGCATTGCTGATCGCATGATCCTTCGTCTACAGATgggcattgcagtccaacaatatctgatgTGTCGCACATCTCCCACCCATGGACTAGCTAGAGATTGACTcctaaaaaaatgaaatgggctAGAACATCCCCAAGGGAAAAGATTATTTACTTTCATCCTCCTCCACAATTgagaaccttcttatagcaacaccagaggtactccaagtggccagctacaggtcaaaggacatttagtataatgccaacttTGCCAATgcaacctcacaacttctgaggacgcctgccatagatgtggatgaaacgtcaggagagaatacttctagaacatggccatacagcccagaaaacatacaacaacccaatgccaACTTGGTTTGTGtttgcaaatacattacaacttgtacccttggtttgcttctgacatgataaataaatcacCCTGGAGAGCTACATTTCTACAAAGATGCTTCATCATTACAAAGGACAacaactgttatttgtttgttttatcgggcctggccccatgtaagccaccccgagtccctttggggagatggggcggggtataaaaataaagttattattaacaaAGAATTCTTGTCCTGTCTGATAGTGAAGTATCTTTGTAGAAATGGCCAGGTTTAGGAGCAAAGTCATCATTAGAGCAAGCTGTTGCACTTTTAGCAAGGCCAACTTACAAGATAATACATACGGGAAGGTTTTTATCCTCTTACCCAACAGGCTGCTCCAGAAAGCAGCAAAAGTAGCAGCTCCGGTGACAGCACCAGAAGCAGCTGGATTCTTGCGCCTGGTGTTGACCGAGAAGCCTCCTGGCCCGGTTGCTTCAACCTCCACCACGTGGCAGTCAGGGAGGCTACAAGGGGAAATTGCAGTCCATTAGATGCAATAATTTGATGTCAGATAAAACAAACTGCCACTCTCCCAGCATCATCAGAGACAGTAAGGGACTCACTTGGGGTCAGCTATGAGGCAGCCTTTCACACCATCAAAGCCCAGGCTGGAGGCAGCCATACATGCTGCTGCCATGGTGTTGACGTTGTTGGGGGCCAGGGGACACAGTTGGCGCACAGGGCCATTGTACAGCTCCACCCGCTCCTTTCGGGCCCCTTGCAGCAGCTCCCCAAGGTGCCCGCCAAGCCGAAAACTGTCAGGGTGTTTCACCATGGTGACTGTTAATGCctaggaagaggaagaacaaagAGTCAGGAGGAACAATCCTTCCTCAAATTCATCTTGGTTGCCAGCTATTTAAAATTGTAGCACTGCTGGAGCAAACACTTATATGTTAAGTTAAAATAGAATATTGACATGGTGATTCAAACAGTACAGAGCTTGGGTAAGTTACTTTATTAAATTCCAGTTCCCATGGCTCCCTAGCTTGCATGGCCACTAAGAACAATATAGTCAACCCTTCATATTTGTTAAGGTTAAGACCGAAGGATCCTCACAAAAGTAGAAAAACCACATATGAAAACACACtatttttttacctgaaagaatAACTTTCTGGGAAtctgtaggtcttccagcacTGGAAGTTGAATACAGAATCACTCTGGAAGATCTACAaatgcttagagcagtggttctcaacctgtgggtccccaggtgttttggcctacaactcccagaaatcccagccagtttaccagctgttagtatttctgggagttgaaggccaaaacatctgggaacccacagattgagaaccactggcttagagaatCTCCGagtcttccagtgcaactctatggtggACATTGACCATTCAGTCATACTAGAGTTTTTAGATATTCCAAGGTAGAACTCTTGTattaatcaaatcagcaaaaatGAAACCTACAATTTTGAGTTCTATGATGgaagaaaaaagataaataataataattctggcaGGACTAAGAGACAAGCTATTTCACATGTCTTCTTCTTCACCTTTCCCTTTATCACCCACAGTCTGAACATCCTCCCCCTTTGCAGGAGCATACCTGAAGCATCCCTCCATCGTCCAGTCGCTGGATGTCTTGGCCACCCCAGAGAGCCCCACTGGGAATATAGAGTGTGTGCCCTGCCTTTCTTGCAGTTTCACGCAGTTCAAGCTCGGTGCCTGAATCAGCTAGAGCTGTTGGTGAACCCACCTGGCAGACATAGAAATGCTTGCAGTGATTAATGCTGAAAACCTATGGGGACACAGCTGCCTCAGGGTGGGATTAGACTGCTCTCCTGATTCATTTCATGCTAAATAACCACAGTCGGTCCTACTATTTGGCATCACACTTGTAAAGTCATGACAGGGGagaaaataattaaattattattattattattattattattattattattattattattattattattattatggattacACCTCATATTGCTCTCTGTAAAACAGACTCATTGGGAGAGGGTGGAATATGAATTAGTTGTGCCTAATTTCAATGGCTCTATTTTAGATAAGAATTACAATACAACCCATGTCTATGGGATCAGTACCCCTGATTTctccctaggcattttctagggcaTCTGACACAATTCTATGATGTACTTCTACCAGAGGTTGACTATAACATCACATTGGACAATCTAGAAATACTAGGGAGCTGTCTACACATTCTCTAGTACCTTTAATGCAATTCTTTGGCATACATCTGCCAGAAgtggttcatttcaatagggttcactatgaTCCACGGTTTCCCATTTCCACTATAAGTGAGGAATGCATCCCACATGTATATAGGAGTTGTATTACACTGTTGGGTTTAACCTTATGGTTCTACTGATAAGGAAATAATGAGGAAGAGGTGCCAGTGATGTTTTCTACTTTATATGCCAAAATATATACTTTGCACGTTTGCATGGGGAAGACATTTATCTGCAGCTAGCACAAATGTCTTGTGACAGGTCTGTAAACAGTCTATTAAACTTTAAATTAAGGAAGTTGGTTAATTGGGGCATGAAGGTGGTTTGATTCTGGGAATTTTCCGCAATAgacaagaaatattattttcagtgaAGCAAGCAAACATAGGTAATTTGCCTGCTCACCTTGAAAAAAATGTTGGGAGAAAGAATGTGTGATACCAGCTGGCTCTTCCTAGAGTAATATGTAATTCTTACCATGAAATCTGCAGTTTTGAGAAAGGATACCCCATATTCTCGAGCAATGCAGGGGTGGGCCACTTCAACGATGATGTCAGGATGGCTTTTGaaacagaagagagagagagcaagaagaAAGGCTGAAGCTAGGAAAATTACTTTTCAAAGTAGTTAGCATTAGTTTACAGGTCTAAAAAGCAATTAGCTTTATagttcaaattttaaaatacagtaattattgacTTCCCTCATACTTCAGAATTAATTACCGTAGTTATTTAAATACCACCAGACTGCAACAAGCTTGTAGTTTATAATACCAAATATAACTACGCAATGAAGCCACTCCTTTATAATCCTTATAACCAATAGAATAATGTTGCACATCAAAAGATGAGAGTTATACATAAAAAGATGTGATGCTAACACTTGTTATGTTATAACTGCAATgtgacttatgacctcatcagtaTTCTTTGTGTCTTCTCCCTGTTTCTTTACACTGCCAAAACGGAGTCCCATGGAGTCCATAACATAACACAAGGCAACTTGTGGAATTCTATGGGGCTCTGATTCGGCAACGTACAGCTCATAttcaagtaaaggtaaaggtttccccttgacattaaatctagttgagtCCACCTCTggtgggtggtgctcatctccatttctaagctgaagagctggcattgtccatagacacctcctaggtaatttggccagcatgactgcattgagcgctgttaccttcccaccgaagcagtacctgttgatctcacatttgtatgtttttgaactgataagttggcagaagctggggctaacaatgggagctcaccctgtcccatagCTTAGTGgcttaatctgctgtgccaccgtggctcctaGAGAGCTCATATTACCTGATTACAAATGGCAGAAAGCGGGGGAAAGATGGACCTCTATGGGGCAAGGACGTGGGATGGCAGAAGATGGACTTTCACAGTAGGGAACAGAGTAAGACAGTTCCCTCTGCTGTCCCATGCTGTCCCTGGCTTTCCCCTACTTTCCTTCTAcccatatgatgaggttcttAGTTCTGCCTCCgttttatcaaaaaaagaaattaaCTGCAAGTAATGTGTTATTTCTTACTTCTTGCTTCTAAGTTCTGGCAATGATACTGAATTATCAACTATTGCCAGAAACAACAGTCTTTTGGCACTTGCAAGACTAACAAATGTATTACCAAATACATTTCCCCTAAAAGTTCTGCATCAGATGAAAGCCTTTCCTACATGACAATTAGAGATTAGAAAGATTATTCATTGGACTAACTCCTGGAATCTTTCAGACAGCATGGCCATTCATAGATATTGAGAATGGTGAACTGATTAaggatggggttgttgtatgttttccaggctgattaaggatgcttctacactgtagaattaccagTAATgcactctgacagcactttaactgccatgcctcaatgctatggaaatgtgggagttgtagttttacaagtttagCAGCCTTTTCTGCTAAAGAGGGCTGGTGCAGCACCAAACTAAAACACTCAGGATTtgatagcatggagccatggcagttaaaatgttgtcAAGCTGAATTAAGAATTATCCAAATTGGATACAGCCTAAGATATGTAATGAAGTTTGTCTCTATTCAGTCTGTAGCAGATAATGTTGAATCTCTTGTTGTATTATAATTCAAGCTGTTGTTTATTCTACTTCATCCACAGTGATATCAATGGAAACTTCAGGAGTGGCCAATGATTTTCAGCACGGGCAACTTAAAACAAATCATAGTTAAGTGGCTTCCTCCACTGGTTTCCCTCCCTATGGACTGCCACCCCCAAGAAATGACCTTTCCCTTGTACAAATGAATGGGGACCCTCTTTCCaaatattaagcacacaagaagtagacgaaataattaggaacataaataaaataaaaacagaaaaatataatgaattagaaaaaaagatggtattaagatggtatagaactcctgaacaactgtcttatatgataaaagggaagaattcaaagtgctggcattgtaataaagaaaagggcacttattcacatatgtggtgggagtgttctgaattaaaaattttttggctaatgatacaagggaaaatccaggacttattacagataacaatacaaattaataatgatttgttactttggggagtgctggatcatccaagtataaaaactgagtgccaagagttattgaaagtaacaataagagcagcacatgctgtgattgctagaggatggagagacaaatcgaaatggacgttaaataattggaatgattatttgtatgatcaagtgttgttagatattacaggaattatgactaaccaagtaacaagaatgaataaacaaaaggacattacaaacagatggaaagactacttcaactgggtgaaaaatggaggagccaacgattacattaaagaaaaaatacaaagactttacctgtggctggatctgcaagattaatataaacatactgtggttgaggagggagggtgtgggtggtagggagggaaaaaatattggaaaaaagggaagtagtgttgttatgaattatgaattatgaatgtaaaacccaataaaaatgttttaaaaaaaagtggcTTCCTCCACTGGTTTCCCTCCCTATGGACTGCCACCCCCAAGAAATGACCTTTCCCTTGTACAAATGAATGGGGACCCTCTTTCCAAATCCTTCCTTACACGTTTCCTGTGACATCAAGCATTTGATGGTTTCCTAGCTGGTCCACCATTCTAGAGATTGCAATACCTCACCAAAAGGCTTATAGCAGATACTAGTAGGGAGAGCTATAAGTTAAAACATGCTAGCCCTTTTGGTCTTGCCTTTTTGCCTTTGACCCCACCAACCTCTAGTACATGGCCCCCTGAGAACTTATTTGATATTAAATCTGGCCCTTGGGCTAAAAGCAGTACTCCATCACTGGCACCCGGTAATTATTTGCAGCTGTTCAAAGTATACTTGTATGCCCGAAGGCTCGCGATCGGTTCATTCTGCTTATCCTTGTCATGCCAGTAAAGCAATCTCTGGCTAGGCTTGCCAGCTCACCAGGCCAAGAAGTCTGCCAGCTTCTCCAAACGTAGCTCCGCTGGCACACTTCCCTCCAGCTTCCTGGAATCTCGATTCCAAACAAAGGCCAGCTCCAAGCCATGTTGAAAGCCGTCGTCTTGGAGCCGTTTCACCAGGTACTGTCCTGAAGAGAATAGGCAGAGTAGAAGAGCATCACAAAGCCAGAGCTTTTGGATCTATTTCCCTTGCATCTGCCATACCCTTCCCGTGGAAGAACAAAAACCATCTATGAAGTCCAAGCATATTTACTAGGATTTCTCAGCCTCTAGCCACAGAACTTCATGTTTCACAGCCAAAAAGAAGAATTGGCTAAACAGGCAGCATTTATCCTCCTACCCCCGGGGTGGCATCCTTTTTGGAGTCACTGATGGAAGAATCTCATGCCCCTTTTTGTGAGGATCAAGAAATAGTTGGCTGCCCACCATTGGAAACAGAATGCTGGGCTTCATGCTAATCTAGTTGTGCGCCAGCAAGGTAACCTTATGTTCCTATAGAAGCAACACAGATTCAAGAATAGAGAGGGCTCTTCCGCTAGCCTTCAGCATAGATCAATGAAAAAGCCTGATAGTTAGACAACCACAGTACACAAACCTTAGAAAAACAAACCTTAGGAGGTGACAGGGAAAGACTACCAGTGTGGTCCAagtcctaagggatttttggccCATACAAAATTGGGTTACTCTTGCTAGCCAGAACTGGCTAGAAACAAAAGTCAGTTGTTGCTAGAGAACATCTGATAATTTCATCCAGGGTAAACATACACAATCTGCCACTctattggttagtcccaactagattaGACTCATTTCCACCACTTCTTGAATGGAGGGCTGGCACACTGGTAAATCCCATGGATTCAATGAATATAGACAAAATGAGCAATTGGATATTCAgtcaaagacaacaacaacaaaagaaactcAAGCCAAGTCAACTTAGAAAATCAAGCTTAGTATAAGATAGATGAGACTCATCTTTGAAGTATGATAAATGGGGAGAAACAGATAAGAAATGGTACTTACCTAGATGTCCATAGCCCACAATTCCAACACGCCTTTTCCTTTGGCTCTCTGACATTTTGGCTATTATAGTATGAACATAGAAAAACAGGAATTTTAAAAGTATGGTTCACAAGAGGAATGGGCAAAGTATGGTCCCTGGACTGTTTTTGCATCCCTAAGAGTCTGCTAACATTCAATTATTTTTGTCCCCAAGAATGACCCCAAAGGCAATTTATGGGGTGTATGTATTTAGAGTCCCATGGGATTCTGGGGTTTATAAAATTGCCAATATCTTCCCCCCAAAAATCCCCCAGCATGCCAAAGATCTTAACTGGTAGAGTGGGCCCATTTCTGCCACATTTTACAGTTCCCTGCAGCAATTTAGATCCTTTTAATGGCTAAAAGAGCCAGTGCTTAATCTTCAGTTACAATAGGGGAAACAACCATTGTAAGAATGTGCAGCATGCACATATCAAAATCAGTTGCAGTTAGGGctagccctaggtaattttcaagtgtaagcgaacagaattttgcccccctctcaaaccaatcactgaaaaataaaagcgttggataagcgaaaatgttggataataaggagggattaaggaaaagcctattaaacatcaaattacattattattttacaaattaagcatcatgttttacaacaaattgtactccacaaaaaagcaAGATAAGCTTATTTCCCCATCAACA
This sequence is a window from Anolis carolinensis isolate JA03-04 chromosome 6, rAnoCar3.1.pri, whole genome shotgun sequence. Protein-coding genes within it:
- the aspdh gene encoding aspartate dehydrogenase domain-containing protein isoform X2 — encoded protein: MASKMSESQRKRRVGIVGYGHLGQYLVKRLQDDGFQHGLELAFVWNRDSRKLEGSVPAELRLEKLADFLACHPDIIVEVAHPCIAREYGVSFLKTADFMVGSPTALADSGTELELRETARKAGHTLYIPSGALWGGQDIQRLDDGGMLQALTVTMVKHPDSFRLGGHLGELLQGARKERVELYNGPVRQLCPLAPNNVNTMAAACMAASSLGFDGVKGCLIADPNLPDCHVVEVEATGPGGFSVNTRRKNPAASGAVTGAATFAAFWSSLLVCQGHGGRVYLC
- the aspdh gene encoding aspartate dehydrogenase domain-containing protein isoform X3 translates to MSESQRKRRVGIVGYGHLGQYLVKRLQDDGFQHGLELAFVWNRDSRKLEGSVPAELRLEKLADFLACHPDIIVEVAHPCIAREYGVSFLKTADFMVGSPTALADSGTELELRETARKAGHTLYIPSGALWGGQDIQRLDDGGMLQALTVTMVKHPDSFRLGGHLGELLQGARKERVELYNGPVRQLCPLAPNNVNTMAAACMAASSLGFDGVKGCLIADPNLPDCHVVEVEATGPGGFSVNTRRKNPAASGAVTGAATFAAFWSSLLVCQGHGGRVYLC
- the aspdh gene encoding aspartate dehydrogenase domain-containing protein isoform X1, which translates into the protein MFLPSLWEASLMSMHGAGADRGSSSALSPGGIRTSQPSAKMSESQRKRRVGIVGYGHLGQYLVKRLQDDGFQHGLELAFVWNRDSRKLEGSVPAELRLEKLADFLACHPDIIVEVAHPCIAREYGVSFLKTADFMVGSPTALADSGTELELRETARKAGHTLYIPSGALWGGQDIQRLDDGGMLQALTVTMVKHPDSFRLGGHLGELLQGARKERVELYNGPVRQLCPLAPNNVNTMAAACMAASSLGFDGVKGCLIADPNLPDCHVVEVEATGPGGFSVNTRRKNPAASGAVTGAATFAAFWSSLLVCQGHGGRVYLC